The Methylobacterium durans nucleotide sequence CGATTGGATCCCGGCCACGCTCACTGCCGGGCCGCGCCGCTGAGGCCGCCGAGGAAGTCCCGCATCTTCGAGAAGAAGCCCGCACTCTCGGGGTGGTTCTCGTCGGAGGCGGTCTGATCGAATTCCTGCAGGAGTTCGCGCTGGCGCTTCGTCAGGTTCTGCGGGGTCTCGACGAAGACTTGGATGTAGAGATCGCCAACGTCCCGCGAGCGCAGGACCGGCATGCCCTTGGCCTTGATGCGGAATTGCTTGGCGGTCTGCGTGCCCGCCGGAATGCGGACCTGCGTCTGAGAGCCGTCGATCACCGGCACGGTGATCTCACCGGACAGAGCCGCGGTCACCATCGAGATCGGAACGCGGCAGAACAGATCTGCCCCGTCGCGCTGGAAGAACTCGTGCGGCTTGATCGAGAGAAACACGTAGAGATCGCCCGCCGGGCCGCCGCGCATGCCGCTCTCGCCCTCGCCGGCGAGCCGGATGCGCAGGCCGTCATCGACACCCGCCGGTACGTTGATTGAGAGTGTGCGCTCGCGGTTGACCCGGCCCGCCCCCGAGCAATTCGGGCAGGGATCGTCGATCACCTCGCCGCGGCCATGACAGTTCGGGCAGGTCCGCTCGATAGCGAAGAAACCCTGCGCCGCCCGCACCCGGCCGTAGCCCGCGCAGGT carries:
- the dnaJ gene encoding molecular chaperone DnaJ, encoding MSKRDYYEILGVSKTASDGEMKVAFRKLAMSYHPDRNPGDKEAEIKFKEINEAYQCLSDGQKRAAYDRFGHAAFSQGGGGPGFGNEFGDFMSDIFENFFGDGRGAARGRGGQPGRERGADLRYNLEISLEEAFTGKTETIKIPTSVTCEVCAGSGAKAGSKPRTCPTCAGYGRVRAAQGFFAIERTCPNCHGRGEVIDDPCPNCSGAGRVNRERTLSINVPAGVDDGLRIRLAGEGESGMRGGPAGDLYVFLSIKPHEFFQRDGADLFCRVPISMVTAALSGEITVPVIDGSQTQVRIPAGTQTAKQFRIKAKGMPVLRSRDVGDLYIQVFVETPQNLTKRQRELLQEFDQTASDENHPESAGFFSKMRDFLGGLSGAARQ